A stretch of the Candidatus Jettenia sp. AMX2 genome encodes the following:
- a CDS encoding CPBP family intramembrane metalloprotease codes for MKQYKKIFLLFLFIVCLSILIAPMVKALLDTFVVSSPFITNLLRYQEGSYDFGKVMRRIMMAVAIITIFVFRKSLMIGSLSTMNLRRTQDWWKQLQTGFFLGAGIFCFYIAFLYAAEARIIHTETRSWNDILLKITGALFVALLVACIEEIFFRGFLFQSLLKDMPAVLAVCITSTFYSLLHFLKIKLAVTPGIQPFVGFMVFYEFLKNLIINFPVLYPSIIGLFLVGVVLSYACLRTNSLYLAIGLHAGWVFLIKADRLFFERVKGNNEWLFGDNDVVTGMLAWLFMIITLIIIRYITVPIPGKTVPPVKY; via the coding sequence ATGAAGCAATATAAAAAAATCTTTTTGCTATTCCTGTTCATAGTATGCCTGAGTATCCTTATTGCACCCATGGTCAAGGCACTTCTTGATACTTTCGTAGTTTCCAGCCCCTTTATAACAAATTTACTGCGCTATCAGGAGGGAAGTTACGATTTTGGAAAAGTTATGCGGCGGATCATGATGGCGGTGGCTATTATCACTATTTTCGTTTTCCGGAAATCACTTATGATCGGTTCTTTGTCTACCATGAATCTCAGACGCACTCAGGACTGGTGGAAACAATTGCAAACAGGGTTTTTTCTGGGGGCGGGCATATTCTGTTTCTATATCGCTTTCCTGTATGCTGCTGAAGCCAGAATAATCCATACAGAAACGAGATCATGGAATGACATTCTTCTCAAGATTACCGGAGCATTGTTTGTTGCCCTTCTCGTCGCATGCATTGAGGAAATATTTTTCAGGGGATTTCTATTTCAAAGCCTTTTAAAGGACATGCCGGCTGTGCTCGCCGTCTGCATCACGAGTACGTTTTATTCTTTATTGCACTTTCTTAAGATAAAACTCGCTGTGACACCAGGCATTCAGCCTTTTGTAGGGTTCATGGTGTTTTACGAGTTCCTGAAAAATCTCATTATAAACTTTCCTGTTCTTTACCCTTCAATAATTGGTCTCTTCCTCGTAGGAGTTGTATTATCATATGCCTGCTTAAGAACAAATTCATTATACCTTGCCATAGGACTTCACGCAGGATGGGTCTTTCTTATAAAAGCAGACCGTTTGTTTTTTGAACGTGTAAAGGGAAACAACGAATGGCTGTTCGGTGACAATGATGTCGTTACCGGCATGCTTGCATGGTTATTTATGATTATCACACTCATTATTATACGGTATATTACCGTACCAATACCCGGAAAGACGGTACCTCCGGTTAAATATTAG
- the lpxD gene encoding UDP-3-O-(3-hydroxymyristoyl)glucosamine N-acyltransferase, whose amino-acid sequence MEKTLQELAEYVGGTVIGDPSIKIRGIMGIDDALEGYITFISNDKYIQKIHKTRASAIIVSPRLQETKKNLLVCNNPYLAYAKVVELMMYKKPEYLKGTDSSARIAKTAVIGQGVSVYSFVSIGENTRIGDRVVLYPGVYIGDNCTIGDDTVIHPNAVIYHDTVIGRRVTIHSNTVIGSSGFGYAPDGEGYYKIPQIGITIIEDDVDIGANTTINRAALGETIIRKGTKIDSQVVIAHNVEVGENSLIVSQAGIAGTAKVGKRLTLAGGAGINGHVKVGNNVTIGGRSGVISDIPDNETYLGAPAIPIRRMRRCYIIFEKLPEMKEYVKTLEKRIKKLEDSWKSSDL is encoded by the coding sequence ATGGAAAAAACGTTGCAGGAACTTGCTGAATATGTTGGAGGGACAGTAATCGGCGATCCTTCCATAAAGATACGGGGAATTATGGGTATTGATGATGCCTTGGAGGGCTATATCACTTTCATATCCAACGATAAATATATCCAAAAGATTCACAAAACCAGGGCCTCCGCTATTATCGTTTCTCCAAGGTTACAAGAAACGAAAAAAAATCTCCTGGTATGCAATAACCCCTATCTCGCATATGCAAAGGTAGTTGAGTTGATGATGTATAAAAAACCAGAGTACCTGAAAGGAACCGATAGTTCTGCCAGGATTGCCAAAACCGCTGTCATTGGCCAAGGTGTCTCTGTATACTCCTTTGTCTCTATAGGTGAAAACACCCGCATCGGAGACCGCGTGGTTTTGTATCCCGGTGTGTATATAGGAGACAATTGTACCATCGGTGATGATACCGTTATCCACCCAAACGCTGTGATTTATCATGATACGGTTATTGGCAGGCGTGTTACCATTCACAGCAATACTGTTATTGGCAGCAGTGGATTTGGATACGCACCCGATGGTGAGGGTTATTATAAAATACCTCAAATTGGCATTACTATCATAGAGGATGATGTAGACATCGGTGCAAATACAACGATCAACCGGGCTGCATTAGGGGAAACTATTATCCGGAAAGGTACAAAGATCGATAGCCAGGTTGTTATTGCACATAATGTGGAAGTAGGTGAAAATTCCCTGATTGTATCTCAGGCAGGCATTGCGGGAACTGCCAAGGTTGGAAAACGCCTCACCCTTGCCGGCGGAGCAGGCATTAATGGACATGTCAAAGTAGGAAATAATGTCACCATTGGCGGACGTTCAGGGGTAATAAGCGATATTCCGGATAATGAAACGTATCTGGGAGCGCCAGCGATTCCTATCCGGCGCATGCGCCGCTGTTATATAATCTTTGAAAAGTTACCGGAAATGAAGGAATACGTGAAAACCCTGGAAAAACGGATAAAAAAATTAGAGGATTCATGGAAAAGCTCGGACTTATAG
- the lpxI gene encoding UDP-2,3-diacylglucosamine diphosphatase LpxI (LpxI, functionally equivalent to LpxH, replaces it in LPS biosynthesis in a minority of bacteria.), producing MEKLGLIAGNGRFPILFAKGAQENKVSIIAVGIEGETSPEIEQYVEKLYWIGVAQIGKLIKIFKSEQISKAVMAGGITKTKMFSSWRNLRLMPDIRTINLWYRHLKKRDDHSLLGAVAEELRKDGIELQNSTLFVPQLLAQKGILTKKQPTEKELEDVLFGWPIAKEISRLGIGQCLVIKEKVVLAVEALEGTDEAILRGGILGKGDIIVIKVSKQDFDPRFDIPTVGTETIKSLKESSASVLALEAGKTLILDIEETIKAADNARIAIVGL from the coding sequence ATGGAAAAGCTCGGACTTATAGCAGGAAATGGCAGATTCCCGATATTATTTGCCAAAGGGGCACAGGAGAATAAAGTATCAATAATAGCCGTTGGGATTGAGGGAGAAACTTCTCCTGAAATTGAACAGTATGTTGAAAAGCTTTACTGGATAGGCGTAGCACAAATAGGTAAATTAATCAAAATATTTAAAAGTGAGCAGATATCCAAAGCCGTTATGGCGGGTGGAATCACAAAAACAAAGATGTTCTCTTCGTGGAGAAATCTCAGACTTATGCCGGATATCAGGACTATTAATCTCTGGTACCGGCATTTGAAAAAGCGTGACGATCATTCCCTGCTCGGAGCCGTTGCTGAGGAGTTGCGAAAAGACGGAATTGAATTACAAAATTCAACACTCTTTGTTCCCCAATTACTCGCACAAAAAGGTATCTTAACAAAAAAACAACCTACCGAAAAGGAGTTGGAAGATGTCCTTTTTGGATGGCCTATTGCCAAAGAAATTTCAAGACTCGGGATAGGACAGTGTCTGGTGATAAAAGAAAAGGTGGTTTTAGCTGTGGAGGCACTTGAAGGCACTGATGAAGCCATACTTCGGGGTGGAATACTGGGGAAAGGAGATATTATCGTCATTAAGGTCAGCAAACAGGATTTCGATCCGCGATTCGATATCCCTACCGTGGGAACAGAAACCATAAAATCCCTAAAAGAATCCTCTGCTTCCGTCCTTGCACTTGAAGCCGGAAAAACACTTATTCTTGATATTGAAGAAACCATTAAGGCTGCCGATAATGCACGGATAGCCATTGTTGGATTGTAG
- a CDS encoding FAD-dependent oxidoreductase, producing the protein MTNETNHLVIIGGVAAGMKAAAKARRESRNVKITVLTDEEYISYAGCGMPYFIGDIIKNPQSLIVREPGYFKNMHDINVFTRHRVTGIDTKSKRVIVMNLEQMQEITFAYDKLIIATGAEPVIPPLPGISLNNIFSLRTVPDAVKIKSLVTGGKVKNAVIAGGGLIGLEVAENLVLRGIKVTIVELFDHILPVLDKDMALLVQNHLKEKGVEVITSEGVSSFEGDHNNCVTKVVTGKRQLPADMVILSVGVKPNTRLAQEAGIKLGATRAIEVNERMETNIPGIYAIGDCAESKHLVTGKPVWIPLGSTAAKMGRVAAINATGGFDTFQGVLGTLIVKIFDMHAGKAGLSEREAVKEGFQVMSTIVPASDKAHYYPEAKDILIKLIADAPSQRILGAEIIGTGDVDKRIDVIVTALTFGATVHQVSKLDLAYAPPYAMSMDAIIVAANVLDNKLSGKTDGILPLEVMEKYKQGKDFVLLDVRTSMEYKNGHIAGCQHIPLDKLASRACELDRTKEIITYCRAGLRAAQAYRILKNAGFAKARYMDGSISAWPFGLEKMG; encoded by the coding sequence ATGACAAATGAAACGAACCATTTAGTAATAATCGGTGGCGTTGCAGCCGGAATGAAGGCTGCGGCAAAGGCACGCCGTGAATCACGTAACGTAAAAATTACTGTTCTGACGGATGAAGAGTATATTTCCTATGCCGGTTGCGGTATGCCTTATTTTATCGGTGACATTATAAAAAACCCTCAAAGTCTTATTGTCCGGGAGCCAGGGTATTTTAAGAACATGCACGATATCAATGTTTTTACCCGTCACCGTGTTACCGGTATCGACACAAAATCGAAACGGGTTATTGTGATGAATCTTGAGCAGATGCAGGAGATTACCTTTGCCTATGATAAGCTTATTATCGCTACCGGTGCCGAGCCTGTTATTCCTCCCTTACCCGGCATTTCATTAAACAATATCTTCTCCCTCAGAACCGTTCCCGATGCAGTGAAGATCAAGTCACTTGTTACGGGTGGAAAGGTGAAAAATGCTGTAATTGCAGGTGGTGGATTGATTGGTTTGGAAGTAGCTGAAAATTTAGTTTTAAGAGGCATTAAGGTAACGATCGTGGAGCTTTTTGATCACATTCTGCCGGTTCTTGATAAGGATATGGCATTGCTTGTCCAGAATCACCTAAAAGAAAAGGGGGTAGAAGTTATTACCTCGGAGGGAGTATCATCTTTTGAAGGCGATCATAATAATTGTGTAACAAAGGTAGTGACCGGCAAACGGCAATTACCGGCAGATATGGTTATTCTTTCCGTAGGCGTCAAGCCAAATACCAGACTGGCTCAGGAAGCTGGTATAAAATTAGGTGCTACACGTGCCATTGAGGTTAATGAACGGATGGAGACAAATATTCCCGGCATATATGCCATAGGAGATTGCGCTGAGAGTAAACATCTGGTGACGGGAAAACCTGTATGGATTCCCCTTGGTTCTACCGCGGCTAAAATGGGACGGGTTGCAGCTATCAATGCTACGGGAGGATTTGATACATTCCAGGGTGTTTTGGGGACGCTCATCGTGAAGATATTTGATATGCATGCCGGAAAGGCAGGGCTTTCCGAACGGGAGGCTGTTAAAGAGGGATTTCAAGTGATGTCAACGATAGTCCCCGCATCGGACAAGGCTCACTACTATCCTGAAGCAAAAGATATTCTTATCAAACTTATTGCAGATGCACCCAGCCAAAGAATTTTAGGTGCAGAAATTATCGGGACAGGTGATGTTGATAAACGTATTGATGTTATTGTTACGGCACTGACTTTTGGTGCAACGGTCCATCAGGTTTCCAAACTTGATTTGGCATATGCTCCTCCGTATGCTATGTCCATGGATGCTATCATTGTTGCTGCCAATGTCCTGGATAACAAATTATCGGGAAAGACGGATGGAATTCTCCCCCTTGAAGTAATGGAAAAATATAAACAAGGTAAGGATTTTGTGCTATTGGATGTAAGAACATCAATGGAATACAAGAATGGTCATATTGCGGGATGTCAACATATTCCCCTGGATAAACTCGCCTCCCGTGCTTGCGAACTTGACAGAACTAAAGAGATTATTACGTATTGCCGTGCTGGTTTACGGGCTGCGCAGGCATACCGTATTTTAAAAAATGCAGGGTTTGCAAAAGCCAGATATATGGATGGCAGTATTTCTGCATGGCCATTTGGGTTGGAGAAAATGGGATAA
- a CDS encoding tetratricopeptide repeat protein — translation MKNPSLFESLRSLRLVSSVIVLITGIVTLFISCDYKKDEETVEEAIEFKQIIPVQREDRQPQEVQDTPPVHTKPVQPEVPVITAEDFFAEGLEYFHKNRFEDAIASFNKAIRMDAAMTEAYKMRAMAYTNLGMINEAAASFVKVTELDRNNHEAYFNLGTLYHKKGMIDDAIRAFERYVSLRPDDAKIHYNLGYLYDKKNSTDKAIGSYQKAIKSNPKHVDAHYNLGVIYTNKGMFDDAIEIFQKVLSLDSQNHAAHYNLGFVYHQKGLYHDAIVICEKLLELSPGNAKAYLLLGDTYRKLGMSKEAREAYDMYRQLLFIR, via the coding sequence ATGAAAAATCCATCTCTCTTTGAATCTTTGCGCTCTTTAAGACTGGTAAGCAGTGTTATCGTATTGATAACTGGCATTGTTACCCTTTTTATTAGTTGCGATTATAAAAAGGATGAAGAAACCGTTGAAGAGGCTATCGAATTCAAACAAATTATTCCGGTTCAAAGGGAAGACAGGCAACCGCAGGAAGTTCAGGACACCCCGCCCGTTCATACAAAACCAGTTCAACCTGAAGTACCGGTAATAACGGCAGAAGACTTTTTTGCAGAAGGATTGGAATATTTTCATAAAAACCGGTTTGAAGACGCTATTGCCTCATTTAATAAGGCGATTAGAATGGATGCCGCAATGACTGAGGCATACAAAATGAGGGCCATGGCCTATACAAATCTCGGTATGATAAACGAGGCAGCAGCGTCTTTCGTAAAGGTTACGGAACTTGACCGGAACAATCACGAAGCTTATTTTAACCTGGGAACCTTGTATCATAAGAAGGGAATGATTGATGACGCTATACGGGCGTTCGAAAGATATGTATCATTGAGACCCGACGATGCAAAAATTCACTATAACCTTGGATATCTCTATGATAAAAAGAATTCTACAGATAAGGCAATAGGATCTTACCAAAAGGCAATAAAGAGTAATCCGAAGCATGTAGATGCACATTATAATCTTGGAGTTATTTACACGAACAAAGGAATGTTTGATGATGCCATTGAAATCTTTCAGAAGGTTTTAAGCCTGGATAGTCAAAACCATGCTGCACACTATAATCTTGGTTTTGTATATCATCAGAAAGGATTGTATCATGATGCCATAGTTATTTGTGAAAAACTCCTGGAATTAAGTCCGGGAAATGCAAAGGCATATCTTCTGCTGGGTGATACCTATCGTAAACTAGGCATGTCTAAAGAAGCCAGGGAGGCTTACGACATGTACAGACAGTTGCTGTTT